A window of the Trichoderma asperellum chromosome 4, complete sequence genome harbors these coding sequences:
- a CDS encoding uncharacterized protein (EggNog:ENOG41~TransMembrane:2 (i289-310o316-335i)) — MKRSASPERPSTAVAALEKAEATEQHPADGSYPPISSIPDISPKRLAQAAEDAPKEFAEAATTILYLAYGSNMCAETFLGMRKIRPLSQINVSVPVLQLTFDLPGFPYREPCFANVGYRKLPKEPKLPDPLHPPIIPPISPPKSGQGWDGGLMGIVYEVTQEDWRNIMRTEGGGSGYQEIVVPCLPLPADIGIPEKPTFPDVPRPFIARTLYCPYIPLEPESGKSKNWWARLALGPRRPSPDYAQPSARYLKLLKDGAREHELPQAYQDHLASLQPYTATSIKQKIGHAVFIFAWAPMLICMMSLTRILADETGRVPRWCASIISGSFSVMWYSYDRVFKHIFGDGERTVEEEEKTKMLRRKSYSGGTDEEKASLIQENEEEEEQEKEKEKE, encoded by the coding sequence ATGAAGCGATCAGCATCTCCAGAGAGGCCCTCCACCGCCGTAGCTGCGCTGGAAAAGGCCGAGGCCACTGAGCAGCACCCGGCAGATGGCTCATATCCGCCCATATCGTCCATCCCAGACATCTCGCCCAAACGTCTCGCCCAAGCCGCCGAGGATGCGCCCAAAGAATTTGCAGAGGCTGCCACAACCATCCTGTATCTAGCCTATGGCTCCAACATGTGTGCAGAAACCTTCTTGGGGATGCGCAAGATTCGGCCGCTTTCCCAAATCAACGTCTCCGTGCCGGTTCTGCAGCTGACGTTCGACCTGCCCGGGTTTCCCTATCGAGAGCCGTGCTTTGCAAATGTCGGATACAGAAAACTGCCGAAAGAACCCAAGCTACCcgatcctcttcatccaccCATCATCCCGCCAATCAGCCCGCCAAAGTCCGGGCAGGGCTGGGACGGCGGCCTCATGGGAATCGTATACGAAGTCACACAGGAGGATTGGCGAAACATCATGAGGACCGAAGGGGGCGGCTCGGGCTACCAGGAAATCGTGGTGCCTTGTCTCCCACTGCCCGCAGACATTGGCATCCCAGAGAAGCCGACTTTCCCAGACGTGCCCAGACCGTTCATCGCAAGAACTCTCTATTGTCCATATATCCCCCTTGAACCAGAGTCGGGCAAGAGCAAAAACTGGTGGGCGAGGCTTGCCCTGGGCCCCCGGAGACCAAGCCCCGACTATGCCCAGCCAAGCGCTCGATACTTGAAGCTCTTGAAAGACGGTGCAAGGGAACATGAGCTTCCCCAGGCCTACCAAGACCACCTGGCGTCGCTACAGCCCTATACGGCCACCAGCATCAAGCAAAAGATTGGCCATGCTGTGTTCATCTTTGCTTGGGCACCGATGCTGATATGCATGATGTCGTTGACGAGGATTTTGGCAGACGAGACAGGTCGAGTTCCTCGATGGTGCGCGAGTATAATATCAGGATCATTTAGCGTCATGTGGTACAGCTATGACAGGGTGTTCAAGCACATCTTTGGTGATGGCGAACGGAcggtggaggaggaagagaagacgaagatgctgCGACGCAAGTCGTACTCGGGCGGCACAGATGAGGAAAAGGCATCTTTGATACAAGAgaatgaggaagaggaggagcaagagaaggagaaggagaaggagtaG